One Ictalurus furcatus strain D&B chromosome 21, Billie_1.0, whole genome shotgun sequence genomic region harbors:
- the mkrn2os.1 gene encoding MKRN2 opposite strand, tandem duplicate 1, translating to MEKTVVKFRHCGKDIYSFSKLDVTLKQQNACSAERNVCPVCRNALVLGLLDAPVALPSPFTNGHETQCSFLLGANEGPWCLGEWRETELHVGLSDSNGLVYNYTLAGVQRDEHGWEQCVSIQLVPPYRQDLTQLWDKELNLFSSLPAWTPERFQEEREFGSCCYGFALTFINHMRSLDSKAPLSRNEFTSAHVLSRMKRASMYIRVYEEIAQHGFYIVDK from the exons ATGGAGAAAACCGTGGTTAAGTTCAGACATTGCGGGAAAGATATTTATAGTTTTTCGAAACTAGATGTCACGTTAAAGCAACAAAATGCATGTAGTGCTGAGAGAAATGTGTGCCCTGTTTGTCGTAATGCTCTGGTTCTTGGGCTTTTAGACGCACCTGTGGCGCTTCCTTCTCCTTTCACAAATGGCCATGAAACTCAGTGCTCGTTTCTTTTAGGCGCAAACGAAGGACCATGGTGTTTAGG AGAATGGCGCGAGACGGAGTTACATGTTGGACTGTCCGACTCAAACG GTTTGGTCTATAACTACACGCTGGCAGGAGTCCAGAGGGATGAACACGGATGGGAGCAGTGTGTGTCCATCCAACTGGTTCCACCGTATAGACAAGACCTAACACAGTTATGGGATAAAGAACTGAACCTTTTTTCATCACTCCCAGCGTGGACTCCAGAACG aTTCCAGGAGGAGAGGGAGTTTGGCTCGTGTTGCTATGGCTTCGCCCTGACATTCATTAACCACATGAGATCGCTGGACAGTAAAGCCCCTCTTAGCAGAAATGAGTTCACCAGTGCCCATGTTTTATCCCGAATGAAACGTGCCTCCATGTACATCAGGGTGTATGAAGAAATAGCACAACATGGCTTTTACATTGTTGATAAATAA